In a genomic window of Macaca nemestrina isolate mMacNem1 chromosome 18, mMacNem.hap1, whole genome shotgun sequence:
- the LOC105491359 gene encoding vacuolar protein sorting-associated protein 4A translates to MTTSTLQKAIDLVTKATEEDKAKNYEEALRLYQHAVEYFLHAIKYEAHSDKAKESIRAKCVQYLDRAEKLKDYLRSKEKHGKKPVKENQSEGKGSDSDSEGDNPEKKKLQEQLMGAVVMEKPNIRWNDVAGLEGAKEALKEAVILPIKFPHLFTGKRTPWRGILLFGPPGTGKSYLAKAVATEANNSTFFSVSSSDLMSKWLGESEKLVKNLFELARQHKPSIIFIDEVDSLCGSRNENESEAARRIKTEFLVQMQGVGNNNDGTLVLGATNIPWVLDSAIRRRFEKRIYIPLPEEAARAQMFRLHLGSTPHNLTDANIHELARKTEGYSGADISIIVRDSLMQPVRKVQSATHFKKVCGPSRTNPSVMIDDLLTPCSPGDPGAMEMTWMDVPGDKLLEPVVCMSDMLRSLATTRPTVNADDLLKVKKFSEDFGQES, encoded by the exons ATGACAACGTCAACCCTCCAG AAAGCCATTGATCTGGTGACGAAAGCCACAGAAGAGGACAAAGCCAAGAACTACGAGGAGGCGCTGCGGCTGTACCAGCATGCGGTGGAGTACTTCCTCCACGCCATCAAGT ATGAGGCCCACAGCGACAAGGCCAAGGAGAGCATTCGAGCCAAGTGCGTGCAGTACCTAGACCGGGCTGAGAAGCTGAAGGATTATTTAcgaagcaaagagaaacacggCAAGAAACCAGTCAAAGAGAACCAGAGTGAGGGCAAGGG CAGTGACAGTGACAGTGAAGGGGATAATCCGGAGAAGAAGAAACTGCAGGAACAGCTGATGG GTGCCGTTGTGATGGAGAAGCCCAACATACGGTGGAACGACGTGGCCGGGCTGGAGGGGGCCAAGGAGGCCCTCAAAGAAGCTGTCATTTTGCCAATCAAATTCCCACACTTGTTCACAG GCAAGCGCACCCCCTGGCGGGGGATTCTGCTGTTCGGACCCCCTGGCACGGGGAAATCCTACTTGGCCAAAGCTGTGGCAACAGAGGCCAACAACTCCACCTTCTTCTCTGTATCCTCCTCAGACCTGATGTCCAAGTGGCTGGGGGAGAGTGAAAA GCTGGTCAAGAACCTGTTTGAGCTGGCCAGGCAGCACAAGCCCTCCATCATCTTCATCGACGAGGTGGATTCCCTCTGCGGATCCCGAAATGAAAATGAGAGCGAGGCCGCCCGGAGGATCAAAACGGAGTTCTTGGTCCAGATGCAGG GGGTGGGGAATAACAATGATGGGACTCTGGTTCTTGGAGCCACGAACATACCATGGGTGTTAGATTCGGCCATCAGGAGGAG GTTTGAAAAGCGAATTTACATCCCCTTGCCGGAGGAAGCTGCCCGTGCCCAGATGTTCCGGTTGCATCTGGGGAGCACTCCCCACAACCTCACGGATGCAAACATCCACGAGCTGGCCCGGAAGACCGAAGGCTACTCAGGTGCGGACATCAGCATCATCGTGCGGGACTCCCTCATGCAGCCCGTGAGGAAGGTGCAGTCGGCCACACACTTCAAAAAG GTCTGTGGCCCCTCCCGCACCAACCCCAGCGTGATGATCGATGACCTCCTAACCCCATGCTCACCAGGGGACCCAGGAGCCATGGAGATGACTTGGATGGATGTCCCTGGGGACAAACTCTTAGAGCCTGTGGTTTGCATG TCGGACATGCTGCGGTCTCTGGCCACCACCCGGCCCACGGTGAATGCAGACGACCTCCTGAAAGTGAAGAAATTCTCAGAGGACTTTGGGCAGGAGAGTTAA
- the LOC105491357 gene encoding conserved oligomeric Golgi complex subunit 8 isoform X3, with protein sequence MVLFLPVLNSESAPPVVRRGSDVVAGKMATAATFPSSATARATAAALGEVEDEGLLASLFRDRFPEAQWRERPDVGRYLRELSGSGLERLRREPERLAEERAQLLQQTRDLAFANYKTFIRGAECTERIHRLFGDVEASLGRLLDRLPSFQQSCRNFVKEAEEISSNRRMNSLTLNRHTEILEILEIPQLMDTCVRNSYYEEALELAAYVRRLERKYSSIPVIQGIVNEVRQSMQLMLSQLIQQLRTNIQLPACLRVIGYLRRMDVFTEAELRVKFLQARDAWLRSILTAIPNDDPYFHITKTIEACRVHLFDIITQYRAIFSDEDPLLPPAVGEHTVNESAIFHGWVLQKVSQFLQVLETDLYQGIGGRLDSLLGQCMYFGLSFSRVGADFRGQLAPVFQQVAISTFQKAIQETVEKFQEEMNSYTLISAPAILGTSNMPTVVPATQPGTLQPPMVLLDFPPLACFLNNILVAFNDLRLCCPVALAQDVTGALEDALAKVTKIILAFHRAEETAFSRGEQELFVQFCTVFLEDLVPYLNRCLQVLFPPAQIAQTLGIPPTQLSKYGNLGHVNIGAIQEPLAFILPKRETLFTLDDQALGPELTAPAPEPPSEEPRLDPNGEQVAWQASGWAARIIQHEMDHLQGCLFIDKMDSRTFTNVYWMEVND encoded by the exons ATGGTCCTGTTTCTTCCTGTCCTAAATTCGGAGTCAGCGCCCCCGGTGGTCCGGAGGGGAAGTGACGTTGTTGCGGGGAAGATGGCTACCGCGGCGACTTTCCCATCGTCAGCCACGGCCAGGGCCACGGCAGCGGCTCTCGGCGAGGTGGAGGATGAAGGGCTCCTGGCGTCGCTGTTCCGGGACCGCTTCCCCGAGGCCCAGTGGCGCGAGCGGCCCGATGTGGGCCGCTACCTCCGGGAGTTGAGCGGCTCGGGGCTGGAGCGGCTGCGGCGCGAGCCGGAGCGCCTGGCGGAGGAGCGGGCGCAGCTGCTGCAGCAGACACGCGACTTGGCCTTCGCCAACTACAAGACCTTCATCCGCGGCGCCGAGTGCACCGAGCGCATCCACCGCCTCTTTGGCGACGTGGAGGCATCGCTCGGCCGCCTGCTCGACCGCTTGCCCAGCTTCCAGCAGAGCTGCAG GAACTTTGTGAAGGAAGCCGAGGAGATCAGCTCCAACCGTCGGATGAATAGTCTGACCCTAAACCGGCACACAGAAATTTTGGAAATACTGGAGATTCCTCAGCTCATGGACACCTGTGTCCGGAACAGTTATTATGAAGAGGCCCTGGAGCTTGCAGCCTATGTACGCCGACTGGAGAGGAAATACTCTTCCATCCCTGTCATCCAG GGCATCGTGAACGAAGTGCGCCAGTCCATGCAGCTGATGCTGAGCCAGCTGATCCAGCAACTGAGGACCAACATCCAGCTCCCCGCCTGCCTCCGTGTCATTGGCTACCTGCGGCGCATGGATGTCTTCACTGAGGCTGAGTTGAGGGTGAAGTTTCTTCAGGCCCGAGATGCTTGGCTCCGGTCCATCCTGACTGCCATTCCTAATGATGATCCCTATTTCCATATCACAAAAACCATCGAGGCCTGCCGTGTCCATCTCTTTGATATCATCACCCAGTACCGTGCCATCTTCTCAGATGAGGACCCACTGCTGCCCCCTGCCGTGGGTGAGCACACCGTGAATGAGAGTGCCATCTTCCATGGCTGGGTGCTACAGAAAGTCTCACAGTTCCTGCAGGTGCTGGAGACCGACCTTTACCAGGGCATAGGCGGCCGCCTGGACTCTCTGCTGGGCCAGTGCATGTACTTTGGGCTGTCCTTCAGCCGGGTGGGAGCTGATTTCCGCGGTCAGTTGGCTCCTGTTTTCCAGCAGGTGGCCATCAGCACTTTCCAGAAAGCAATTCAGGAAACAGTGGAGAAATTCCAGGAAGAAATGAACTCCTACACACTCATCTCAGCTCCAGCCATCCTGGGCACCAGTAACATGCCTACTGTTGTGCCAGCCACCCAGCCAGGGACGCTGCAGCCACCCATGGTGCTCCTAGATTTCCCACCCCTCGCCTGCTTCCTCAACAATATTCTGGTCGCCTTCAATGATCTGCGCCTCTGCTGCCCTGTGGCCCTGGCACAGGATGTGACTGGGGCCTTGGAAGATGCCCTTGCCAAG GTAACTAAAATAATCCTGGCCTTCCATCGCGCTGAAGAGACTGCCTTCAGCAGAGGGGAGCAAGAGCTCTTCGTCCAGTTCTGCACTGTCTTTCTGGAAGACCTTGTTCCGTATTTAAATCGCTGTCTCCAAGTCCTTTTTCCACCAGCTCAGATAGCACAGACTTTag GCATTCCTCCCACTCAGCTCTCCAAGTATGGAAACCTCGGGCATGTGAACATCGGCGCCATTCAAGAGCCCCTCGCCTTTATCCTGCCAAAGAGAGAGACGCTCTTCACCCTGGATGACCAGGCGCTGGGGCCTGAGCTCACAGCTCCAGCACCAGAGCCTCCCTCCGAGGAGCCAC GGCTGGACCCCAATGGAGAACAGGTGGCGTGGCAGGCGAGCGGGTGGGCAGCCCGTATCATCCAGCACGAGATGGACCACCTGCAGGGCTGCCTGTTTATTGACAAAATGGACAGCAGGACATTCACAAACGTCTATTGGATGGAGGTGAATGACTAA
- the LOC105491357 gene encoding conserved oligomeric Golgi complex subunit 8 isoform X2, whose translation MARLWGALSLGPVWAAVPWAGAAAVGTRACSSTAAPDGVECPALRRSYWRHLRCLVLGPPEPPFPHVCQVGDPVLRGVAAPVERAQLGGPELQRLTQRLVQVMRRRRCVGLSAPQLGVPLQVLALELPEALCRECPPRQRALRQMEPFPLRVFVNPSLRVLDSRLVTFPEGCESVAGFLACVPRFQAVQISGLDPNGEQVAWQASGWAARIIQHEMDHLQGCLFIDKMDSRTFTNVYWMEVND comes from the exons ATGGCCCGGCTGTGGGGCGCGCTGAGCCTGGGGCCGGTCTGGGCGGCAGTGCCGTGGGCAGGGGCGGCAGCCGTCGGTACCCGGGCCTGCAGCTCCACGGCCGCCCCGGACGGCGTCGAGTGTCCTGCGCTCCGGCGCTCCTACTGGCGCCACCTGAGGTGCCTGGTACTGGGTCCTCCCGAACCGCCGTTCCCGCACGTGTGCCAGGTCGGGGACCCGGTGCTGCGCGGCGTGGCGGCCCCGGTAGAGCGGGCGCAGCTGGGTGGGCCCGAGCTGCAGCGGCTGACGCAGCGGCTGGTCCAGGTGATGCGGCGGCGGCGATGCGTGGGCCTAAGCGCGCCGCAGCTGGGGGTGCCGCTGCAGGTGCTGGCGCTGGAGCTGCCCGAGGCGCTGTGTCGCGAGTGCCCGCCGCGCCAGCGCGCGCTTCGACAGATGGAGCCCTTCCCCCTGCGCGTGTTCGTGAACCCCAGCCTGCGGGTGCTGGACAGCCGTCTGGTCACTTTCCCCGAGGGCTGCGAGAGCGTCGCCGGCTTCCTGGCCTGCGTGCCCCGCTTCCAGGCGGTGCAGATCTCAG GGCTGGACCCCAATGGAGAACAGGTGGCGTGGCAGGCGAGCGGGTGGGCAGCCCGTATCATCCAGCACGAGATGGACCACCTGCAGGGCTGCCTGTTTATTGACAAAATGGACAGCAGGACATTCACAAACGTCTATTGGATGGAGGTGAATGACTAA
- the LOC105491357 gene encoding conserved oligomeric Golgi complex subunit 8 isoform X4, with amino-acid sequence MVLFLPVLNSESAPPVVRRGSDVVAGKMATAATFPSSATARATAAALGEVEDEGLLASLFRDRFPEAQWRERPDVGRYLRELSGSGLERLRREPERLAEERAQLLQQTRDLAFANYKTFIRGAECTERIHRLFGDVEASLGRLLDRLPSFQQSCRNFVKEAEEISSNRRMNSLTLNRHTEILEILEIPQLMDTCVRNSYYEEALELAAYVRRLERKYSSIPVIQGIVNEVRQSMQLMLSQLIQQLRTNIQLPACLRVIGYLRRMDVFTEAELRVKFLQARDAWLRSILTAIPNDDPYFHITKTIEACRVHLFDIITQYRAIFSDEDPLLPPAVGEHTVNESAIFHGWVLQKVSQFLQVLETDLYQGIGGRLDSLLGQCMYFGLSFSRVGADFRGQLAPVFQQVAISTFQKAIQETVEKFQEEMNSYTLISAPAILGTSNMPTVVPATQPGTLQPPMVLLDFPPLACFLNNILVAFNDLRLCCPVALAQDVTGALEDALAKGWTPMENRWRGRRAGGQPVSSSTRWTTCRAACLLTKWTAGHSQTSIGWR; translated from the exons ATGGTCCTGTTTCTTCCTGTCCTAAATTCGGAGTCAGCGCCCCCGGTGGTCCGGAGGGGAAGTGACGTTGTTGCGGGGAAGATGGCTACCGCGGCGACTTTCCCATCGTCAGCCACGGCCAGGGCCACGGCAGCGGCTCTCGGCGAGGTGGAGGATGAAGGGCTCCTGGCGTCGCTGTTCCGGGACCGCTTCCCCGAGGCCCAGTGGCGCGAGCGGCCCGATGTGGGCCGCTACCTCCGGGAGTTGAGCGGCTCGGGGCTGGAGCGGCTGCGGCGCGAGCCGGAGCGCCTGGCGGAGGAGCGGGCGCAGCTGCTGCAGCAGACACGCGACTTGGCCTTCGCCAACTACAAGACCTTCATCCGCGGCGCCGAGTGCACCGAGCGCATCCACCGCCTCTTTGGCGACGTGGAGGCATCGCTCGGCCGCCTGCTCGACCGCTTGCCCAGCTTCCAGCAGAGCTGCAG GAACTTTGTGAAGGAAGCCGAGGAGATCAGCTCCAACCGTCGGATGAATAGTCTGACCCTAAACCGGCACACAGAAATTTTGGAAATACTGGAGATTCCTCAGCTCATGGACACCTGTGTCCGGAACAGTTATTATGAAGAGGCCCTGGAGCTTGCAGCCTATGTACGCCGACTGGAGAGGAAATACTCTTCCATCCCTGTCATCCAG GGCATCGTGAACGAAGTGCGCCAGTCCATGCAGCTGATGCTGAGCCAGCTGATCCAGCAACTGAGGACCAACATCCAGCTCCCCGCCTGCCTCCGTGTCATTGGCTACCTGCGGCGCATGGATGTCTTCACTGAGGCTGAGTTGAGGGTGAAGTTTCTTCAGGCCCGAGATGCTTGGCTCCGGTCCATCCTGACTGCCATTCCTAATGATGATCCCTATTTCCATATCACAAAAACCATCGAGGCCTGCCGTGTCCATCTCTTTGATATCATCACCCAGTACCGTGCCATCTTCTCAGATGAGGACCCACTGCTGCCCCCTGCCGTGGGTGAGCACACCGTGAATGAGAGTGCCATCTTCCATGGCTGGGTGCTACAGAAAGTCTCACAGTTCCTGCAGGTGCTGGAGACCGACCTTTACCAGGGCATAGGCGGCCGCCTGGACTCTCTGCTGGGCCAGTGCATGTACTTTGGGCTGTCCTTCAGCCGGGTGGGAGCTGATTTCCGCGGTCAGTTGGCTCCTGTTTTCCAGCAGGTGGCCATCAGCACTTTCCAGAAAGCAATTCAGGAAACAGTGGAGAAATTCCAGGAAGAAATGAACTCCTACACACTCATCTCAGCTCCAGCCATCCTGGGCACCAGTAACATGCCTACTGTTGTGCCAGCCACCCAGCCAGGGACGCTGCAGCCACCCATGGTGCTCCTAGATTTCCCACCCCTCGCCTGCTTCCTCAACAATATTCTGGTCGCCTTCAATGATCTGCGCCTCTGCTGCCCTGTGGCCCTGGCACAGGATGTGACTGGGGCCTTGGAAGATGCCCTTGCCAAG GGCTGGACCCCAATGGAGAACAGGTGGCGTGGCAGGCGAGCGGGTGGGCAGCCCGTATCATCCAGCACGAGATGGACCACCTGCAGGGCTGCCTGTTTATTGACAAAATGGACAGCAGGACATTCACAAACGTCTATTGGATGGAGGTGA
- the LOC105491357 gene encoding conserved oligomeric Golgi complex subunit 8 isoform X1, with translation MVLFLPVLNSESAPPVVRRGSDVVAGKMATAATFPSSATARATAAALGEVEDEGLLASLFRDRFPEAQWRERPDVGRYLRELSGSGLERLRREPERLAEERAQLLQQTRDLAFANYKTFIRGAECTERIHRLFGDVEASLGRLLDRLPSFQQSCRNFVKEAEEISSNRRMNSLTLNRHTEILEILEIPQLMDTCVRNSYYEEALELAAYVRRLERKYSSIPVIQGIVNEVRQSMQLMLSQLIQQLRTNIQLPACLRVIGYLRRMDVFTEAELRVKFLQARDAWLRSILTAIPNDDPYFHITKTIEACRVHLFDIITQYRAIFSDEDPLLPPAVGEHTVNESAIFHGWVLQKVSQFLQVLETDLYQGIGGRLDSLLGQCMYFGLSFSRVGADFRGQLAPVFQQVAISTFQKAIQETVEKFQEEMNSYTLISAPAILGTSNMPTVVPATQPGTLQPPMVLLDFPPLACFLNNILVAFNDLRLCCPVALAQDVTGALEDALAKVTKIILAFHRAEETAFSRGEQELFVQFCTVFLEDLVPYLNRCLQVLFPPAQIAQTLGIPPTQLSKYGNLGHVNIGAIQEPLAFILPKRETLFTLDDQALGPELTAPAPEPPSEEPRLDPAGPACLEGGREEVDAEPPSVGP, from the exons ATGGTCCTGTTTCTTCCTGTCCTAAATTCGGAGTCAGCGCCCCCGGTGGTCCGGAGGGGAAGTGACGTTGTTGCGGGGAAGATGGCTACCGCGGCGACTTTCCCATCGTCAGCCACGGCCAGGGCCACGGCAGCGGCTCTCGGCGAGGTGGAGGATGAAGGGCTCCTGGCGTCGCTGTTCCGGGACCGCTTCCCCGAGGCCCAGTGGCGCGAGCGGCCCGATGTGGGCCGCTACCTCCGGGAGTTGAGCGGCTCGGGGCTGGAGCGGCTGCGGCGCGAGCCGGAGCGCCTGGCGGAGGAGCGGGCGCAGCTGCTGCAGCAGACACGCGACTTGGCCTTCGCCAACTACAAGACCTTCATCCGCGGCGCCGAGTGCACCGAGCGCATCCACCGCCTCTTTGGCGACGTGGAGGCATCGCTCGGCCGCCTGCTCGACCGCTTGCCCAGCTTCCAGCAGAGCTGCAG GAACTTTGTGAAGGAAGCCGAGGAGATCAGCTCCAACCGTCGGATGAATAGTCTGACCCTAAACCGGCACACAGAAATTTTGGAAATACTGGAGATTCCTCAGCTCATGGACACCTGTGTCCGGAACAGTTATTATGAAGAGGCCCTGGAGCTTGCAGCCTATGTACGCCGACTGGAGAGGAAATACTCTTCCATCCCTGTCATCCAG GGCATCGTGAACGAAGTGCGCCAGTCCATGCAGCTGATGCTGAGCCAGCTGATCCAGCAACTGAGGACCAACATCCAGCTCCCCGCCTGCCTCCGTGTCATTGGCTACCTGCGGCGCATGGATGTCTTCACTGAGGCTGAGTTGAGGGTGAAGTTTCTTCAGGCCCGAGATGCTTGGCTCCGGTCCATCCTGACTGCCATTCCTAATGATGATCCCTATTTCCATATCACAAAAACCATCGAGGCCTGCCGTGTCCATCTCTTTGATATCATCACCCAGTACCGTGCCATCTTCTCAGATGAGGACCCACTGCTGCCCCCTGCCGTGGGTGAGCACACCGTGAATGAGAGTGCCATCTTCCATGGCTGGGTGCTACAGAAAGTCTCACAGTTCCTGCAGGTGCTGGAGACCGACCTTTACCAGGGCATAGGCGGCCGCCTGGACTCTCTGCTGGGCCAGTGCATGTACTTTGGGCTGTCCTTCAGCCGGGTGGGAGCTGATTTCCGCGGTCAGTTGGCTCCTGTTTTCCAGCAGGTGGCCATCAGCACTTTCCAGAAAGCAATTCAGGAAACAGTGGAGAAATTCCAGGAAGAAATGAACTCCTACACACTCATCTCAGCTCCAGCCATCCTGGGCACCAGTAACATGCCTACTGTTGTGCCAGCCACCCAGCCAGGGACGCTGCAGCCACCCATGGTGCTCCTAGATTTCCCACCCCTCGCCTGCTTCCTCAACAATATTCTGGTCGCCTTCAATGATCTGCGCCTCTGCTGCCCTGTGGCCCTGGCACAGGATGTGACTGGGGCCTTGGAAGATGCCCTTGCCAAG GTAACTAAAATAATCCTGGCCTTCCATCGCGCTGAAGAGACTGCCTTCAGCAGAGGGGAGCAAGAGCTCTTCGTCCAGTTCTGCACTGTCTTTCTGGAAGACCTTGTTCCGTATTTAAATCGCTGTCTCCAAGTCCTTTTTCCACCAGCTCAGATAGCACAGACTTTag GCATTCCTCCCACTCAGCTCTCCAAGTATGGAAACCTCGGGCATGTGAACATCGGCGCCATTCAAGAGCCCCTCGCCTTTATCCTGCCAAAGAGAGAGACGCTCTTCACCCTGGATGACCAGGCGCTGGGGCCTGAGCTCACAGCTCCAGCACCAGAGCCTCCCTCCGAGGAGCCACGCCTGGATCCCGCGGGCCCAGCCTGCCTGGAGGGAGGGCGAGAGGAGGTGGACGCGGAACCGCCCAGCGTGGGGCCCTAG
- the LOC105491358 gene encoding 60S ribosome subunit biogenesis protein NIP7 homolog, whose protein sequence is MRPLTEEETRVMFEKIAKYIGENLQLLVDRPDGTYCFRLHNDRVYYVSEKIMKLAANISGDKLVSLGTCFGKFTKTHKFRLHVTALDYLAPYAKYKVWIKPGAEQSFLYGNHVLKSGLGRITENTSQYQGVVVYSMADIPLGFGVAAKSTQDCRKVDPMAIVVFHQADVGEYVRHEETLT, encoded by the exons ATGCGGCCTTTGACTGAAGAAGAGACCCGTGTCATGTTTGAGAAGATCGCGAAATA TATCGGGGAGAATCTTCAGCTGCTGGTGGACCGGCCCGATGGCACCTACTGTTTCCGTCTGCACAACGACCGGGTGTACTATGTGAG TGAGAAGATTATGAAGCTGGCCGCTAATATCTCCGGGGACAAGCTGGTGTCGCTGGGGACCTGCTTTGGAAAATTCACTAAAACCCACAAGTTTCGGTTGCATGTCACAGCCCTGGATTATCTTGCACCTTATGCCAAG TATAAAGTGTGGATAAAGCCTGGTGCAGAGCAGTCGTTCCTGTATGGGAACCATGTGTTGAAATCTGGTCTGGGTCGAATCACTGAAAATACTTCTCAGTaccagggcgtggtggtgtactCCATGGCAGACATCCCTTTG GGTTTTGGGGTGGCAGCAAAATCTACACAAGACTGCAGAAAAGTAGACCCCATGGCGATTGTGGTATTTCATCAGGCAGACGTTGGGGAATATGTGCGGCATGAAGAGACGTTGACTTAA